TGGAGGAATTGAAAATGGGGCGCGTCTTTGATGCTGGCAAATACGTTAGGTACCCTTTTCATCATGACCAGTCTTTTGATATTGTTGTATTTGTCAATATTTAATGTTTGGAAGTGTTATCAGTAATTATACGAACAAAGTAAAAGCAATCATATAAAAGTAATTTTTGCAGCCAGCTCACAATCATGATTCTCTGTATTTATTACAGGGTGTCTCTCACCAGGCCACCAGGaaactgtcctttccttcctataagaaaaggaaagtcTGGGGGCTTCAGGAACTTTGTAAGTATTGTATAGGCCTATTGCTGTGAGCCTCTGAACCTTTTCTAGGTTAGTCTCAACCTCCTTTGATTTATTTAGATAAAGCTGTCAAATGGACAGCCGGAGGAAGTCTTCTTCTTTCGACAACCCCCTCAGTCATGAAAAAACAGCAGCTACAAgctaaatatataataaaaacattACATGTATACACCTGTCCCCCCTTATTTGTGGACGTTGGGAGATTCTGAGCCCCATTAGTAGAGAATACCTGTGAATGTTTGGTGCCACCCCTGAAAAAAGCCTCAAGATCCACGAGAAAAAACAGAGCAATTTCACACAAGCTGTTCCTAATACAGCATTTCCATTACCTGAAAGCTGCTTAAAATATCACAAATATCACTATTCATTAGCTCTACATACTATAAACTGCACTGTAATTTACGTAAACCTCTTACAAATATGTAGTTGTTAAAACatctagaggaggaagaaacagacatGGTGGAATTAATGTGGCCACTGTGATGGAGGTGAGCACCAAGCTACAGTGTCaaccctcaactttacctttatatcCAGTTGTATTTGTTtacaaaagtggaaaagaagaacaTCAAAGTGAAACAATGTTATTATAGTTAAGGGCCGTATTATAAGTCCAGTCCAAGAAGTTTTGACTCCCTacagttattcatcccgaactctgtaagGACCCGAAACTCCTCGGACTGGACTTGCagtgcggcccctaaaccgacctttgttgggacccgaaacttcttggactGTAGTATGGCCActaaaccaacctttgtagggacccaaaacttcttggaCTGTAGTATGGCcactaaaccgacctttgtagggacccgaaacttctcggattcgaccTGTAATACGGCCCTAACAACAAGTTGGAGGGCCTGGTCGGGCCTATAAGTTACAAAGtatagtgagtgaatgagtgtttgAATGGCAAAATGGGATGGCAACATAGTGATCTGCATGGAGCACACGTAACTATCAAAACATAGAATGCaaagtatttaaaaaatatgaacCTAAACAAAGTATTATTGTGTATGCCATATGTTAGTTTTGATTATTATATCTGTCCATTTATTAatgaattttcttatttttatatttttatttatctacagATTTATGGAAAGCTTCATTGTATCTATGGCAGAAAACTAATAGCActaaaaataaaagcaaagatCTTGTATCTTTAAGGGAAGCATTTTGTATTAATAATCTTAACATCATCCATCTTAGACAGTGAGTCGCCAGGTTCAGGCGCCCAGGAACAAGCCAGTTTCTTCCGGGAGTACCTCTCTTCTTCTCAAAGTGTCCATAGGCACAGGATGTGCCCTCACTGTAAAGGTAATTCCTTAGAATCCTTCTTGTACAAGTAACAAGTATTTAATAATACATACTACTGGTATAATGCATGTCCACCCTTATCTAAGAGTAGCTTTCATAAGTTTTCCTGTTATTAaaattatctgtgtgtgtgtgtgtgtgtgtgtgtgtgtgtgtatgtgtgtgtatgtgtgtgtgtgtgtgtgtgtgtgtgtgcacattcATGTTCTCGAGTCTACTCTCTGTCTCTTTACATCTCTGTTTGCAGTGATGATGTTTCTCTAAACTTTCATTTTTTACTCTTCATCTTGCAGGCCCTGTTTACTCCAGTATTCAGTGAGTGTAAGGCCCACAAGCTAGCCAAGGAGACTCATGATCGACTCCTTGGCGCTGAGGACAGTAAGGACGCAGTAGATCCTCCCTTTGACTGGCATGCTTTTTGGGAACTACTAAAGCCTCAGCTACATTACCTCCTGGCTGCTATTGTAGTAAGTTCATCAAAATTAAACATGAAAAGAAACAGGTATGAGAGGAGTTGAAGACAATGATTACGACCCAGGGAAAGATAGTGACATTGACGACACTGACACGAGTGATGACGGAAAGTCAGAGGGGGTGGACAGCGAAGGAACGCTTTCAGCAAGTGGTTCTCGCTCGCCATCCCCGTCACAGGCTTCCACACATTTCCAGCTGCTGTCAGATCCATTTGCTGATGCTCGCCCTAGCGTTCTGCCTAGTGTAGAAGAGGATTTTGTTTATGTGCATCCAGGAATTGTTGCAtatcttatatacatacatatacatagttattttactttttttatagtaTCTCGCTACAATAAAATCTACACAACCCCCCCACACCACATGAAGTGTTTGGGGAACGCAATGTTTACGTACGCAGCAGTGCTCAGTAAAGAAGGGGTTAATCATGCTTCCTGCACTCGTCTGAGTAACTGGCATATAATACTAGCCATGATAAACAGCACAAGTTAGGGTTGTACTTTTCAACTAAAGTTTGTCATTATGTTGCATGCAAGGTACAACTAATGAATGAAACATAATCAAGACTTGAAATCAAGACTTCAGGATGCTGGAGCAGAGGATGAGTAAATTACACTTGTATCCTGTGGTagtgtatgtatttatatgtagGATCCCTACGAGCACTCTGTGCAGCCCCTGTGCCTTCCTGAGCTTCTTGCCCTCCCAGGCATTCTTGCCTTGCCTCAGTTGGAGACACACACTCCCAGCTACTTCTGTATTCTTGATATAGTTGTAAGAAGGACCTCGTCTTTGACTTGTTTCTACATATAAATACATGCACTACCACAATCCTGCAATTCATTAGTGTTGTAATGAAATTGTTTCTGTGGTAAAAAAAAAGgtcctttttaaaaaaaaaattttgttgTCTCCCCAAAGCTACAATTCTGATAGACATTGTATATGTATTATGAGATTTTAATTTCCCATATTTTTTGTAATATTAACGTATCAGGAATGTTACtgaagtgtgttttgtatatactgtATATGTAGTTCATCTATATTTAGAGATTTCCATTACCCCAATTTtctgcaaattcaaatattttcaaAATGTACGTCATTATGTAAATAACTCATTGCAGAGTGCCTTTGTGGTCTCTCTGGCCAATATTCAAGTGCCAGTCCTGCTTGGGgaggtggtgaatgtggtggccAAGTTTACCAGGGAGATGAGCACAGAGCGTAGGATCTTCTCCCAGGAGGTAGCTGGTCCTGTGGTCAAACTAGTGAAGTACTATTGCATACAGGTAAGACTAAAACCAATTTGCAGAGAACTGAGAGAGATAAATCATACATTCATCTTTAATGTTATCCTCAAAGGCTGATTTCTTTTGTTGCCCTTATGgctaaaatgataaaaaatctggtttaacctggtagctgtggggatcgtgtttcttaaaggcccctctaagcgatttaatgagaaaaaaaatcatcacatgCAAATCACTCATCAATCAACGCATTTGTGGTCAGTTTACTGGAATATGCAGCAACTGGGTGGTCCCCTCACAAATAGAAACACATCAGTAAacaagaaagaatacaaagattAGCCACAATAATTATGGTTCTCGGTTTGGCAGACTTGAGGTATGAGGAAATGATTAAAAAGGAAATTATTCTACCAGcattaaagaaaagaacaaaaatacatGATATGCTGTATAACTTGATAAGTGATGTGGAAGAGGTAGACAGAAGAGACTTGATTCTGCAGTCAGAGAGGGAACTTTGAAACATAAGAAGACACAAGAACAAACTTAGGAAGACTAGATGCATGAATGAAATCAAGAAATGCAGCTTTCCACACAGAAGTACAGACTTTGGAATGAATTAAAGGAAGAAGTGATTGCAGCAGTGTTCACATATTAAAGAAGGCTGGACAAATGTATACATAGAGACAGAACACTAGCAGCATAGCTTTTGCTAGGTAAACACAACTAGGTAATTACACATCATGTCTATCAGAATGTTTTCTATGtgactatttttttattgttgctggcaggccttcttcaccctctcctaCATTGCCTTCCTGACCCGCATGGGGGAGCGGATGGCAGACGACCTTAGGAAGCAGCTGTTCTCATCACTCCTAAAGCAGGACATTTACTTTTATGACCAACATAAAACTGGTGAACTGGTCAATAGGTATGGATTCTAATAATCTTATTTGCTTGACATACTTGTAACTAATTTTTTCTTGTATCTTCTTTCATGAATGTGCATTAAAGCTCAGACATGTGAAGATGATCGTCAAGAAAAAATGTCAAATAGAATCACTTATGTAGAACTTTGCTTATTTAGCAAAGGACAAAGATCCAAGTCTACGTTATTTGTGCTCTGAGACATtaacactgaatagtgacttaaTGAGGCAGATTGATGCCTCTGGTAATGAGTGCCTGCACATAATCATGGGATAttactggaatgactttgtgtcaaactggcAAGTACTCTGTTGGACTAATTAGAAGTCTAATACGTACTTGCAGAGTCCATGAAGCTGAACTCCTATAGAAGTATGTGGCATGCTATCCAGAAATCAAGCCTGCTCACAGGGTCGAATTTGTAAGAGAGACTTCcaaggggaggcagtggctgagtggtcaacgtGCAGGCATGACGTCCAGGAGGACACAGGTTCGCATCCCTCCTGCTGTGACAAAcaaactggcaatttttcagtcattgccgagtgaccaaagactacccacatgctgtcctgaagaccacctatcaactcaggCTCTaaattctctctaaaagaggatcaaagatgatcTCCAgtgggcaacatgagccaagcaagatggcaccactataaacacttgcctgtgccaaaatgggctggggccatccaccaggccccaccaagaaagcccacCAGTGCCATAGgtgaaacataaaaagaaaaaagtggaggaggccaaggggacgcccacagagtttgtAGCTTGAGCAGATCAAAAGATCTTGCCATAAGGTACTTAGGATTAGAAGGGTGCCTGCATGGAGACGCCCTGAGGAACCCTGAGTTTGGCGTCATAGGGTGGGggaggcgacgcgccccctggTGTGCACCactattgactgattgattaaccAGATATAACTTTTCATGTAATTTTCTAGTTGTTGTTAATGATGTAAAACAATTTATTCATCATACTCGTGCACCATGGTATTTATAAATCTAATATGTAGTTTGATTTATTTTTAGACTGACTGCAGATGTCCAGGACTTTAAAAGTTCCTTTAAACTTTGCATATCACAAGGAATGCGCAGTGTTACTCAGGTGAGTGAAATTGCAGTTAGTATTTCATCCATAGCTTCCAAACAATACATTAATATTTTTTCAAactttgttatcattattatcatcattaccatcataatcatcatcatcatcattacaattCCCTACACTGGCCAGGGATTGGATCTAATGTAGAAGAGAGGTTATCATAACTAATCTTTATAGGTAGCCAGACATAACTTTCTAATATCATTAGATATTTTGCAGATATGGGGCTCATGTAATAAAGTTTTGCAGCTCTGGAGTGAGATTTTGTAAAAGAAATAAGTGTCAGCTCCTCCCTTTTCTGCATCATAATATTCCACTTCAAGTTTCAAAACTTGAGAAACATGATGACATGCTTCAAGAGGTtattggttttgaaaatatttgttctGGGCATTCACATGGTTTGAAAGCAACACCCAGTTTACATTTATGGCTGAAATGAATGAATTTTAAATTACAAGGCTTCAGGGGATTGATATTGGTATTGATTAATAATTTTCTGTATGAGCTTTCTTCTTTGCCAATTGTTGGCATATGTATCTAGAGTTAAGGCTGACCATGCTGCTTAGTGCAGGAAaacatgtggtgaggatgtctgGAGCTCTTtggaaacaagagaaggagaaaagatgggGCGAGGAAGGGTTGAGATACAGTACAAGTCTGCCAGTCTGGTTTGCAGCAGAACAACTTTGTGGCTGATTATCAAATATGGTGAGCTATTAGATGCTACCACATTTATGAGCAACATGATAGGACATTTTTTATGGTTCCTCCTCTGCTAATGTAGCACTGGATATGTCTACTGGTACATGTTTCTGAGCTGGAGGATTCCCTATCACTGCCACCCCTTACTGCTAATGAATCTGtgtgataaggaaggaaagggaggaggagtgttgtTTCTCCACCACGTGATGAGCAGATGTCAGCTGAGTCCTGCTTCCACCCcttgtgaggttaggttaggttcggttttggttaggttaggttaggttaggttagtgacaAGAAAGGTgatgcaagaggaaggaaggaaggaggttagAATGAAACAGAGAGTGCAAGGTTGAAGGAACCACACCTGACAGACGGACCACACTGCTGTCAACGCACATATTCAGTCCACTCCAGATTTGCCCATGCAATGAGTTGTGTAACATTCTCATATGTGTGGACGACTATCAGTGACTGGATTAACAGACTTTTACTGTATTTTGGTATTGATAGTTCTAATCTTTCATCATGACTAATCAgtaatttatctttccttttagaTCATTGGGTGTGGAATCTCCCTGTACATGATCTCACCCCAGATGGCAACCCTCACGGGGGTGTTTGTGCCAGTGATCATTGGGGTCGGGACTGCTCTTGGCTCTTTACTACGCTCCCTCTCCCGTGAAGCTCAgcatcaggtgagagagagagagttttgttctCAAATGATTTATTAAATTTAATGGTGCTTTTAAATTGTCACATGAATTTTGTCATCTCAACGCCATCTTGCTGCAGGTTGCCCGTGCCACTGGAGTCGCTGATGAATGCTTGGGCAACATGCGGACAGTTCGGGCCTTTGCCATGGAGGACATGGAGATTAAACTATTTAGTCAAGAATTGGATAAGTCAAGGCAGCTGAATGAAGCCTTGGGAATGGGCATTGGTGTATTCCAGGTTTGTGAGATTTAATAACCTTTGATCTTTTAAAGAAATATGATGCAGGAGGAATATGCAATTTtcagttctttttccttttccaggACTAAATTTGCTATATGAGATAATTGTATTGAGTAGAAATATTTACATTGATGGACAAAAAACTAAAATTTCAGgtgaaagggaaaaatagaaggatttttttattcttgttgttcATACCCGTGTTCTTTCAATCCATGATGACTTAAGCTGCCAAGTGACAGTTTCAACTTCCATTTTagttttggggggttaaaattgACCTTTGGAATAGTATTTATTATCGTCAGTTATTGCTCATTACTTTAAATTCTGGACTCATTGCTGAAAAAGATTTGATTTATTTATCATGAGGCTTTTGGAAGTTTTGCATGAGCTTTTAATCTTCAAGATGGTTCCATAGTCTATGTACTTCAATGGAGTATTTGAATTCCTTAAGTTATACACAAAATTCACTGAAATGAATTAAGTATTATCTCTATATTTTTTGCAGGCTGGCTCAAATTTGTTCTTGAACAGTATAGTCATGGGAATTCTGTGGGGTGGAGGCCAACTCATCGCTCAAGATCAGTTGCAGCCAGGGGACCTCATGTCCTTCCTAGTTGCTGCTCAGACAATACAAAAGTCCCTGGCTCAGCTGGGCATCATGTTTGGTACATATGTCAGAGGCATCAGTGCAGGGGCCAGAGTCTTTGAGGTTAGTCTTAACTTTCTTATACAGAAAATAATTGAATCGTCATGACTACATTACAATTATaactattcattcatttatctgaTGTTCATTCATTACCCAAATGCTGTCCTAATGACCACCTATTAACCCGCTCactaaccactcacccaccgcctcaTGTGGACACAGTGTCCTGGAGAACCGAGGTTCAAGTTCCATCCACTGCTACTAACTGACAATTTTCGGTCATCAGCAATttgcataaaactacccacatacaaGTGGCTTATATAAGAATCCTTCGGATGTTATAGGAGTTTGCTTAGTACTGCTTTTCTTTTTCAGTATGTGAAGCTCCAGCCAACAATAcctgtgaagggagggaaggttattCCTTACCATACTCTGATGGGCAACATTGAATTCAAAAATGTGTCGTTCTCGTATCCCACAAGGCCAGACCAGGTATGTAAAAAGTACACGAGTACACAGTAATTTTATTATGCAGTGGAAGATATTAGTCAAATATGCCTTTATGCTGGAAATATTTCAATAGTATTTGGTTTGTCtaagaaaaatgataagaaaCAAATATAATATATTAGAATAATCTCCTTACTGACTCCACATAGTAAGCAAAATAATTAAAACaagtttttttcatgtttagtAATGTATTAAACATCGTATATGCATCAAAATTTTCAGTAAATTGAGATCTGTGTCAAGTGATTTTGGTGCCTACAGTAGGATCTTGCCAATGATGTCAATTTGTGCCTGAAAAACACTGTTACTAATGGAAGCATTATACATGTGACATTGACACACATGTATAAAGAGATAATTGGTACCTCCATCCCAGGACTCATCCGTTTTCCCATTTGAAACCTTCCTATCACTACACAATTTTGTCTGAAATAAATGAATCATAAATGAATCAAGAAGGGTTTTATAAAGCTCGCCCTAGAGGAACTAATGAGGCGTTTGGTATGAAAGTTGCCTTTGGGATGGAGGGAGGCACACATCTcccatactttctctactcctcatgctaaaatgcCTTGGGTCAATCACATTTGTTCTCATGCTATTAAAGctggagaggcagctcacaaacggtACCTGAGCCTTTatactcctgctaatcatgagcTTTACATTTCTGCTCAGAATTGTGACAAATTATTCTTTTACATACTAAAACaataattaatagaaaatgtcaaaaccttgcctACTCTCATTTTTCCAGTCTTCTAGCATCTAGACAAAAATATAACCAacaattttacttcttttccacctctccttAATTCTGATGGCAGCCCAGCTGTCAAATTTGTCTCTAAATTTGAACTCTTCACTCAGACACTCTGAAAATTTCACTCTGgatgattcagggcatattcttcctaatcataccccctctgactccactatgcctgtcACTAAAATGCTTAACCCCTTCCCTATGGTGATGCACGAGGTCTGTCATTGCTCGCCTGTACAGCCATCCGGTGACGCACCTGGCGCGTCATCCCTCTGTGCTATTTGTGAGATCCAGCTGTATGCTATTTCACTGGTTTTGAAATGTGAACCAAGCTTCTAATTTACCTTTTTACCTCTTAGGCATTACACTGAATTTAGAGATCACAGTCTTGGCAGGGAGAGGACATAAAAGTACATGCAGCACTTTCACAGGAGGTGTTACGTGACTTCACTCTAAGCATCCCAGCAGGCAGCATTGTGGCCCTCGTTGGGGTGTCTGGTGGAGGAAAGTCTACTGTTGCTCAGCTGCTAGAGAGGTAATGATCTGATCTCTTTGTGGTTTTTTCTATACAACAGGCATGGTTATTGCTTTGTTCGTGCTTTACACCCTGTTACattagaccagtggttcccatgCCAATGGACGCTACCCAAATGAGGGCTGCGAGAGTGTTTCTGAGGGTTGCTGGAGGGTCTTGGAAAAAAGACATAGTTATAATTGTATCCTACTATAAATGCCAATTATTTAAATATTTGACAGTGTTCCTGACTTtcatttgaaggaaaatatactaTTGCTCAGATCAGGCAAACAAAGGGTGTATAAGGGGGAATGGGGATGAATTGGTGTCCTGGAACCAGCACCCTTCACCTCATGCTATAATAGGTTCATGCAATGATAGTTCGCCTAGCAAACTGTTTTCAGGAATGTAATCCGTTTTTTCCATGGGGGGTCACCTTTATTTGGCTTACTGCTGGGATAAGTTTTGAATACTTCGAATCACTATTTCTATTGATGATTCCACCTTGCTTTTTTCATCCTCAGGTTCTATGATGTGAATAAGGGGTCCGTAACCATTGATGGGGTGGACTTGCGTAGCCTTGACCCCACATGGCTGCGTGGACAAGTCATTGGATTCATCAACCAGGAGCCAGTGCTCTTTGCTACCTCAATCATGGAGAATATTCGCTATGGCTTCCCAGATGCAACAGACGCAGAGGTGCTAATCTTTGAAGATAATCTCTGTATTAATTAAGTAATGAGAATAAGAAGGCAGAAAGAAATGATATAGTTGCAGGTATCATGAAGTTTTTGAAGGCAGCATTGATGTGCTTTTGAgggggaacatttttttttttattttttattttttttacgtctacacctatagtgccggtaggcttgcttgaggggcctggatggtagttggccccagcccgtcatggcgcaggcaagtgtttatagtggtgccatcttctctttGAAAGCCAAGAATGGTCAGGCTCCTCCTTTGAAAATAGTTTCTCAAGATGTATACGGAAACCCAGAGATACCTTGCTTATAGTGTTTCCAGGTATTGGGTGAGGTCggaaacatgtgtgtgtgtgtgtgtgtgtgtgtgtgtgtgtgtagatgttaCAATGCTCATTTACTTCACAGGTTATTGATGCAGCAAGGACAGCCAATGCCCATGAATTCATTATGGGTTTTCCTAATGGCTACAACACAGTGGTGGGGGAGCGGGGAGTAACAGTGTCTGGGGGTCAGAAACAACGCATTGCCATCGCACGTGCTCTCCTCAAAAACCCAAGAATCCTGGTGCTGGATGAGGCTACCAGGT
The nucleotide sequence above comes from Eriocheir sinensis breed Jianghai 21 chromosome 17, ASM2467909v1, whole genome shotgun sequence. Encoded proteins:
- the LOC126999757 gene encoding mitochondrial potassium channel ATP-binding subunit-like; this translates as MILLGCGSFARQALGQVKHGVSLTRPPGNCPFLPIRKGKSGGFRNFTVSRQVQAPRNKPVSSGSTSLLLKVSIGTGCALTVKALFTPVFSECKAHKLAKETHDRLLGAEDSKDAVDPPFDWHAFWELLKPQLHYLLAAIVSAFVVSLANIQVPVLLGEVVNVVAKFTREMSTERRIFSQEVAGPVVKLVKYYCIQAFFTLSYIAFLTRMGERMADDLRKQLFSSLLKQDIYFYDQHKTGELVNRLTADVQDFKSSFKLCISQGMRSVTQIIGCGISLYMISPQMATLTGVFVPVIIGVGTALGSLLRSLSREAQHQVARATGVADECLGNMRTVRAFAMEDMEIKLFSQELDKSRQLNEALGMGIGVFQAGSNLFLNSIVMGILWGGGQLIAQDQLQPGDLMSFLVAAQTIQKSLAQLGIMFGTYVRGISAGARVFEYVKLQPTIPVKGGKVIPYHTLMGNIEFKNVSFSYPTRPDQEVLRDFTLSIPAGSIVALVGVSGGGKSTVAQLLERFYDVNKGSVTIDGVDLRSLDPTWLRGQVIGFINQEPVLFATSIMENIRYGFPDATDAEVIDAARTANAHEFIMGFPNGYNTVVGERGVTVSGGQKQRIAIARALLKNPRILVLDEATSALDAESEAVVQAALENCVEGRTVLVIAHRLSTIQNANVIAVMSHGKLAEIGTHESLKKRGGIYAELIRQQQKEEKPTRATSWGL